Proteins from a genomic interval of Gossypium hirsutum isolate 1008001.06 chromosome A09, Gossypium_hirsutum_v2.1, whole genome shotgun sequence:
- the LOC107928591 gene encoding calmodulin calcium-dependent NAD kinase isoform X2, translating into MIHYYGPTKIIIIRFLTASIIGAASIAATSYFRSKRNPVKDRHRSLLIPLQQRTGSGRLGNRERFSHYVARQLGFEDANECPKLCKLAENYLKKPKDCEVKIFEYFAEEPEADILYGKLVEEFERCILSYFAFHWSQAPNMISQVLGVESEKKTKLKDFVMAATRQTRFERVIKDLKVARVFSTLVEEMKAMGCVDGEAKCTDVMVPVAHSRRSPVLLLMGGGMGAGKSTVLKDIILKESFWAEAAANAVVVEADAFKETDVIFRALSSRGHHHDILPTSELVHQSSTDAASSLLVTALNEGRDVIMDGTLSWEPFVEQTIAMARNVHKHRYRMGVGYKVDEDGKITENYWEQIEEEEEENDDHRTHRKPYRIELVGVVCDAYLAVVRGIRRAIMVKRAVRINSQLKSHKSFASAFPRYCQFVDNARLYCTNALKGPPKLIAWKDGENKLLIDPDDIKWLSNVSKLNPGADCVYELYNQDPSPVDKPGSAWKDIVLDPSRPTIQFELKASIQRIETTTLTTTSIVT; encoded by the exons ATGATCCATT ATTATGGCCCTACTAAAATCATCATCATCCGATTCCTAACTGCTTCGATCATCGGAGCTGCATCAATCGCCGCCACGAGTTACTTCCGATCGAAGAGAAATCCCGTTAAAGATCGTCATCGAAGTCTTCTTATTCCATTGCAACAAAGGACAGGTTCCGGCCGTCTTGGAAACCGGGAAAGATTCTCTCACTATGTTg CTAGGCAGCTTGGATTTGAAGATGCAAATGAGTGTCCGAAACTGTGCAAATTGGCTGAAAATTATCTGAAAAAACCCAAAGATTGTGAGGTTAAGATCTTTGAGTATTTTGCTGAAGAACCAGAAGCTGACATTTTATATGGAAAGTTGGTGGAGGAATTTGAGAGATGCATACTTAGCTATTTTGCTTTCCATTGGAGCCAAGCTCCTAATATGATTAGCCag GTTTTGGGCGTTGAATCTGAGAAGAAAACAAAGCTAAAAGACTTTGTCATGGCAGCTACAAG GCAAACGAGATTTGAGAGGGTGATAAAGGATTTGAAGGTGGCTCGGGTTTTCTCGACGTTGGTGGAGGAAATGAAGGCGATGGGATGTGTGGACGGCGAAGCAAAGTGTACGGACGTGATGGTGCCGGTGGCCCACAGCCGGCGGAGCCCCGTGCTGTTGCTTATGGGCGGTGGTATGGGGGCCGGCAAAAGCACCGTCCTCAAAGATATTATTCTCAAAGA ATCATTCTGGGCAGAAGCAGCAGCGAATGCTGTGGTTGTGGAGGCAGATGCATTCAAAGAAACAGATGTTATATTCAGAGCTCTCAGCTCTAGGGGCCACCATCATGATATACTTCCTACATCTGAACTT GTTCATCAATCCTCCACAGATGCTGCATCATCACTGCTAGTGACAGCATTGAATGAAGGGCGGGATGTGATAATGGATGGGACTTTATCATGGGAGCCTTTCGTCGAGCAAACCATCGCCATGGCTCGGAACGTTCACAAACACCGTTATCGGATGGGGGTCGGATACAAGGTGGACGAAGATGGCAAAATTACTGAGAATTACTGGGAACAGATAGaagaagaggaggaagaaaaCGATGATCATCGAACACATAGGAAACCTTACAGAATTGAACTTGTTGGAGTTGTTTGTGATGCATATCTAGCTGTTGTTAGAGGTATAAG GAGAGCTATAATGGTGAAAAGGGCAGTGAGAATAAATTCACAGCTAAAATCCCACAAAAGTTTTGCAAGTGCATTCCCAAGATATTGCCAATTTGTTGATAATGCCAGGCTTTATTGCACCAATGCTCTTAAAGGTCCTCCAAAG TTGATAGCTTGGAAAGATGGAGAAAACAAGCTGTTGATAGATCCAGATGACATAAAATGGTTGTCAAATGTGAGCAAGTTGAACCCAGGTGCAGACTGTGTATATGAGCTTTATAACCAAGACCCTAGTCCAGTAGATAAGCCTGGCTCGGCCTGGAAAGACATTGTTTTGGACCCTTCAAGACCAACCATTCAATTTGAGCTAAAAGCTTCCATTCAAAGAATCGAAACAACGACGCTGACGACAACATCAATTGTAACATGA
- the LOC107928591 gene encoding calmodulin calcium-dependent NAD kinase isoform X1 produces the protein MIHYYGPTKIIIIRFLTASIIGAASIAATSYFRSKRNPVKDRHRSLLIPLQQRTGSGRLGNRERFSHYVFGTARQLGFEDANECPKLCKLAENYLKKPKDCEVKIFEYFAEEPEADILYGKLVEEFERCILSYFAFHWSQAPNMISQVLGVESEKKTKLKDFVMAATRQTRFERVIKDLKVARVFSTLVEEMKAMGCVDGEAKCTDVMVPVAHSRRSPVLLLMGGGMGAGKSTVLKDIILKESFWAEAAANAVVVEADAFKETDVIFRALSSRGHHHDILPTSELVHQSSTDAASSLLVTALNEGRDVIMDGTLSWEPFVEQTIAMARNVHKHRYRMGVGYKVDEDGKITENYWEQIEEEEEENDDHRTHRKPYRIELVGVVCDAYLAVVRGIRRAIMVKRAVRINSQLKSHKSFASAFPRYCQFVDNARLYCTNALKGPPKLIAWKDGENKLLIDPDDIKWLSNVSKLNPGADCVYELYNQDPSPVDKPGSAWKDIVLDPSRPTIQFELKASIQRIETTTLTTTSIVT, from the exons ATGATCCATT ATTATGGCCCTACTAAAATCATCATCATCCGATTCCTAACTGCTTCGATCATCGGAGCTGCATCAATCGCCGCCACGAGTTACTTCCGATCGAAGAGAAATCCCGTTAAAGATCGTCATCGAAGTCTTCTTATTCCATTGCAACAAAGGACAGGTTCCGGCCGTCTTGGAAACCGGGAAAGATTCTCTCACTAT GTTTTTGGAACAGCTAGGCAGCTTGGATTTGAAGATGCAAATGAGTGTCCGAAACTGTGCAAATTGGCTGAAAATTATCTGAAAAAACCCAAAGATTGTGAGGTTAAGATCTTTGAGTATTTTGCTGAAGAACCAGAAGCTGACATTTTATATGGAAAGTTGGTGGAGGAATTTGAGAGATGCATACTTAGCTATTTTGCTTTCCATTGGAGCCAAGCTCCTAATATGATTAGCCag GTTTTGGGCGTTGAATCTGAGAAGAAAACAAAGCTAAAAGACTTTGTCATGGCAGCTACAAG GCAAACGAGATTTGAGAGGGTGATAAAGGATTTGAAGGTGGCTCGGGTTTTCTCGACGTTGGTGGAGGAAATGAAGGCGATGGGATGTGTGGACGGCGAAGCAAAGTGTACGGACGTGATGGTGCCGGTGGCCCACAGCCGGCGGAGCCCCGTGCTGTTGCTTATGGGCGGTGGTATGGGGGCCGGCAAAAGCACCGTCCTCAAAGATATTATTCTCAAAGA ATCATTCTGGGCAGAAGCAGCAGCGAATGCTGTGGTTGTGGAGGCAGATGCATTCAAAGAAACAGATGTTATATTCAGAGCTCTCAGCTCTAGGGGCCACCATCATGATATACTTCCTACATCTGAACTT GTTCATCAATCCTCCACAGATGCTGCATCATCACTGCTAGTGACAGCATTGAATGAAGGGCGGGATGTGATAATGGATGGGACTTTATCATGGGAGCCTTTCGTCGAGCAAACCATCGCCATGGCTCGGAACGTTCACAAACACCGTTATCGGATGGGGGTCGGATACAAGGTGGACGAAGATGGCAAAATTACTGAGAATTACTGGGAACAGATAGaagaagaggaggaagaaaaCGATGATCATCGAACACATAGGAAACCTTACAGAATTGAACTTGTTGGAGTTGTTTGTGATGCATATCTAGCTGTTGTTAGAGGTATAAG GAGAGCTATAATGGTGAAAAGGGCAGTGAGAATAAATTCACAGCTAAAATCCCACAAAAGTTTTGCAAGTGCATTCCCAAGATATTGCCAATTTGTTGATAATGCCAGGCTTTATTGCACCAATGCTCTTAAAGGTCCTCCAAAG TTGATAGCTTGGAAAGATGGAGAAAACAAGCTGTTGATAGATCCAGATGACATAAAATGGTTGTCAAATGTGAGCAAGTTGAACCCAGGTGCAGACTGTGTATATGAGCTTTATAACCAAGACCCTAGTCCAGTAGATAAGCCTGGCTCGGCCTGGAAAGACATTGTTTTGGACCCTTCAAGACCAACCATTCAATTTGAGCTAAAAGCTTCCATTCAAAGAATCGAAACAACGACGCTGACGACAACATCAATTGTAACATGA